The Xenopus tropicalis strain Nigerian chromosome 7, UCB_Xtro_10.0, whole genome shotgun sequence genome includes a region encoding these proteins:
- the nkapd1 gene encoding uncharacterized protein NKAPD1 isoform X3, producing the protein MWKIRELEKQTEETYGAKRKRTSPDITKSALKTKMQKWDHSGFKELYPEEFDNNRGQMRSDSFDAEVSRDQVKSGADPAVTLRQDALSIRAWNKKYSECEASIPDRWGHSGYKELYPEEFDTDSGEEKNPKKKTNGQEKTRRKEQREQESHKRKRSKKTHKKKQKKRSHKKLKKRKKERDKSTETSSDSESSDDSSEKQKKSKCKKKTRKKAQRKKHCSSGQDSDSSSDEMSSTEDAESEEHKSRQTKRHRRKDRHRSKPKDADKVERKSRRTNWKVAKDEGSDSSDEDD; encoded by the exons ATGTGGAAAATAAGAGAGTTGGAGAAACAGACAGAGGAAACTTATGGAGCAAAGAGAAAACGAACATCTCCAGACATTACCAAGTCAGCACTAAAAACTAAAATGCAAAA ATGGGACCACAGTGGCTTCAAGGAGTTATATCCAGAAGAGTTTGATAATAACAg GGGACAGATGCGATCAGATAGTTTTGATGCTGAGGTGAGCCGTGACCAGGTGAAAAGTGGAGCAGACCCTGCAGTGACATTGAGACAGGATGCACTGAGTATTCGTGCCTGGAACAAAAAATATTCTGAGTGTGAGGCCAGTATTCCTGACAG GTGGGGTCACAGTGGGTATAAAGAATTGTACCCTGAGGAATTTGATACAGACAG CGgagaagaaaaaaatccaaaaaagaaGACAAACGGGCAAGAGAAAACAAGACGAAAGGAACAAAGGGAACAGGAATCTCACAAACGGAAAAGGTCCAAAAAGACtcacaagaaaaaacaaaaaaagagatctcataaaaagttaaaaaagcgGAAAAAAGAACGGGACAAGTCAACAGAAACATCAAGCGATAGTGAGAGTAGTGACGACAGCTCGGAGAAACAGAAAAAGTCTAAATGCAAGAAGAAGACAAGAAAAAAGGCACAGAGGAAAAAGCACTGCTCATCTGGGCAGGACAGTGACTCTTCCAGTGATGAAATGAGCAGCACAGAAGATGCTGAGTCAGAGGAACATAAGAGCAGACAGACTAAAAGACATCGCAGAAAAGACCGTCACAGATCAAAGCCTAAGGATGCAGACAAGGTGGAGCGGAAAAGTAGACGGACAAACTGGAAAGTGGCTAAAGATGAGGGGTCAGATAGCTCTGATGAGGATGACTGA
- the nkapd1 gene encoding uncharacterized protein NKAPD1 isoform X1: protein MSRVPLGKVLLRNVIRHTDAHNKIQEETEMWKIRELEKQTEETYGAKRKRTSPDITKSALKTKMQKWDHSGFKELYPEEFDNNRGQMRSDSFDAEVSRDQVKSGADPAVTLRQDALSIRAWNKKYSECEASIPDRWGHSGYKELYPEEFDTDSGEEKNPKKKTNGQEKTRRKEQREQESHKRKRSKKTHKKKQKKRSHKKLKKRKKERDKSTETSSDSESSDDSSEKQKKSKCKKKTRKKAQRKKHCSSGQDSDSSSDEMSSTEDAESEEHKSRQTKRHRRKDRHRSKPKDADKVERKSRRTNWKVAKDEGSDSSDEDD from the exons ATGTCCCGTGTTCCTCTTGGGAAAGTTCTCCTTCGAAATGTTATACGCCACACAGATGCCCACAACAAG ATTCAAGAAGAGACTGAAATGTGGAAAATAAGAGAGTTGGAGAAACAGACAGAGGAAACTTATGGAGCAAAGAGAAAACGAACATCTCCAGACATTACCAAGTCAGCACTAAAAACTAAAATGCAAAA ATGGGACCACAGTGGCTTCAAGGAGTTATATCCAGAAGAGTTTGATAATAACAg GGGACAGATGCGATCAGATAGTTTTGATGCTGAGGTGAGCCGTGACCAGGTGAAAAGTGGAGCAGACCCTGCAGTGACATTGAGACAGGATGCACTGAGTATTCGTGCCTGGAACAAAAAATATTCTGAGTGTGAGGCCAGTATTCCTGACAG GTGGGGTCACAGTGGGTATAAAGAATTGTACCCTGAGGAATTTGATACAGACAG CGgagaagaaaaaaatccaaaaaagaaGACAAACGGGCAAGAGAAAACAAGACGAAAGGAACAAAGGGAACAGGAATCTCACAAACGGAAAAGGTCCAAAAAGACtcacaagaaaaaacaaaaaaagagatctcataaaaagttaaaaaagcgGAAAAAAGAACGGGACAAGTCAACAGAAACATCAAGCGATAGTGAGAGTAGTGACGACAGCTCGGAGAAACAGAAAAAGTCTAAATGCAAGAAGAAGACAAGAAAAAAGGCACAGAGGAAAAAGCACTGCTCATCTGGGCAGGACAGTGACTCTTCCAGTGATGAAATGAGCAGCACAGAAGATGCTGAGTCAGAGGAACATAAGAGCAGACAGACTAAAAGACATCGCAGAAAAGACCGTCACAGATCAAAGCCTAAGGATGCAGACAAGGTGGAGCGGAAAAGTAGACGGACAAACTGGAAAGTGGCTAAAGATGAGGGGTCAGATAGCTCTGATGAGGATGACTGA
- the pih1d2 gene encoding PIH1 domain-containing protein 2 (The RefSeq protein has 4 substitutions compared to this genomic sequence), whose amino-acid sequence MESSFTQKDMLAQVNQLWSMLDDMAENSPESYQKFIQRHMKEGKEFMTPPEPNLCIHTKILEPDEKILFINICQWNRVPAPMSEAHPVPISAGQLENLSDGTVVAIAYNPEVLKRAHQDHVELDQLIRLAMKYIEEQYQITLCHSYHVAPFQLKGNAKMMKESLERIQKQPATNKGNSSCATDNSLLEELKSIALIREKQETSPSICITREDAPKSTKTKLIEEISSTDLQNRDLLPSPWHELSVTKDNAGHPQSLILKVKLRGVHSVAECDLSVSKDDLLLVVPGRYRLLLNLPQAVNEETVAAKFNKANYILLVTMPTL is encoded by the exons ATGGAAAGCAGCTTTACTCAGAAGGATATGTTAGCCCAGGTTAACCAGTTGTGGAGCATGCTGGATGATATGGCTGAAAACAGCCCAGAAAGTTACCAGAAGTTCATACAAAGGCACATGAAGGAAGGAAAAGAATTTATGACCCCTCCTGAGCCCAATCTGTGCATTCATACAAAAATACTG GAGCCTGATGAGAAGATACTATTTATAAATATCTGCCAATGGAATCGAGTCCCTGCTCCTATGTCTGAAGCACATCCTGTACCTATTAGTGCTGGGCAACTGGAAAACTTGTCTGATGGCACAG ttGTTGCTATTGCGTATAACCCAGATGTGCTGAAGAGAGCTCACCAGGACCATGTAGAGTTAGACCAGCTTATACGCTTGGCAATGAAATACATTGAGGAGCAGTACCAAATCACCCTTTGCCATTCCTACCATGTTGCTCCGTTCCAGCTCAAGGGAAATGCTAAAAGGATGAAGGAGAGTTTGGAAAGGATACAAAAACAGCCAGCTACAAACAAAGGCAACAGTAGTTGTG CCACAGATAACTCTTTGTTGGAAGAGCTAAAAAGCATTGCTTTGATAAGAGAAAAGCAAGAAACCAGTCCATCAATTTGTATAACAAGGGAAGATGCTCCTAAAAGTACAAAGACAAAATTGATAGAGGAAATTTCCAGTACAGACCTACAGAATCGAGACCTACTACCTAGTCCCTGGCATGAGATTTCTGTTACAAAAGATAATGCAGGGCATCCCCAAAGCCTGATATTAAAGGTCAAACTCAGGGGAGTCCACTCAGTGGCAGAGTGTGATTTGAGTGTATCTAAG GATGACTTGCTGCTTGTAGTGCCAGGAAGGTACAGGTTGCTGTTAAACCTGCCTCAGGCAGTCAATGAAGAAACAGTTGCAGCAAAATTCAATAAAGCAAACAACATTCTTCTTGTTACGATGCCTACATTATAG
- the nkapd1 gene encoding uncharacterized protein NKAPD1 isoform X2 has product MSRVPLGKVLLRNVIRHTDAHNKIQEETEMWKIRELEKQTEETYGAKRKRTSPDITKWDHSGFKELYPEEFDNNRGQMRSDSFDAEVSRDQVKSGADPAVTLRQDALSIRAWNKKYSECEASIPDRWGHSGYKELYPEEFDTDSGEEKNPKKKTNGQEKTRRKEQREQESHKRKRSKKTHKKKQKKRSHKKLKKRKKERDKSTETSSDSESSDDSSEKQKKSKCKKKTRKKAQRKKHCSSGQDSDSSSDEMSSTEDAESEEHKSRQTKRHRRKDRHRSKPKDADKVERKSRRTNWKVAKDEGSDSSDEDD; this is encoded by the exons ATGTCCCGTGTTCCTCTTGGGAAAGTTCTCCTTCGAAATGTTATACGCCACACAGATGCCCACAACAAG ATTCAAGAAGAGACTGAAATGTGGAAAATAAGAGAGTTGGAGAAACAGACAGAGGAAACTTATGGAGCAAAGAGAAAACGAACATCTCCAGACATTACCAA ATGGGACCACAGTGGCTTCAAGGAGTTATATCCAGAAGAGTTTGATAATAACAg GGGACAGATGCGATCAGATAGTTTTGATGCTGAGGTGAGCCGTGACCAGGTGAAAAGTGGAGCAGACCCTGCAGTGACATTGAGACAGGATGCACTGAGTATTCGTGCCTGGAACAAAAAATATTCTGAGTGTGAGGCCAGTATTCCTGACAG GTGGGGTCACAGTGGGTATAAAGAATTGTACCCTGAGGAATTTGATACAGACAG CGgagaagaaaaaaatccaaaaaagaaGACAAACGGGCAAGAGAAAACAAGACGAAAGGAACAAAGGGAACAGGAATCTCACAAACGGAAAAGGTCCAAAAAGACtcacaagaaaaaacaaaaaaagagatctcataaaaagttaaaaaagcgGAAAAAAGAACGGGACAAGTCAACAGAAACATCAAGCGATAGTGAGAGTAGTGACGACAGCTCGGAGAAACAGAAAAAGTCTAAATGCAAGAAGAAGACAAGAAAAAAGGCACAGAGGAAAAAGCACTGCTCATCTGGGCAGGACAGTGACTCTTCCAGTGATGAAATGAGCAGCACAGAAGATGCTGAGTCAGAGGAACATAAGAGCAGACAGACTAAAAGACATCGCAGAAAAGACCGTCACAGATCAAAGCCTAAGGATGCAGACAAGGTGGAGCGGAAAAGTAGACGGACAAACTGGAAAGTGGCTAAAGATGAGGGGTCAGATAGCTCTGATGAGGATGACTGA
- the nkapd1 gene encoding uncharacterized protein NKAPD1 isoform X4 produces MWKIRELEKQTEETYGAKRKRTSPDITKWDHSGFKELYPEEFDNNRGQMRSDSFDAEVSRDQVKSGADPAVTLRQDALSIRAWNKKYSECEASIPDRWGHSGYKELYPEEFDTDSGEEKNPKKKTNGQEKTRRKEQREQESHKRKRSKKTHKKKQKKRSHKKLKKRKKERDKSTETSSDSESSDDSSEKQKKSKCKKKTRKKAQRKKHCSSGQDSDSSSDEMSSTEDAESEEHKSRQTKRHRRKDRHRSKPKDADKVERKSRRTNWKVAKDEGSDSSDEDD; encoded by the exons ATGTGGAAAATAAGAGAGTTGGAGAAACAGACAGAGGAAACTTATGGAGCAAAGAGAAAACGAACATCTCCAGACATTACCAA ATGGGACCACAGTGGCTTCAAGGAGTTATATCCAGAAGAGTTTGATAATAACAg GGGACAGATGCGATCAGATAGTTTTGATGCTGAGGTGAGCCGTGACCAGGTGAAAAGTGGAGCAGACCCTGCAGTGACATTGAGACAGGATGCACTGAGTATTCGTGCCTGGAACAAAAAATATTCTGAGTGTGAGGCCAGTATTCCTGACAG GTGGGGTCACAGTGGGTATAAAGAATTGTACCCTGAGGAATTTGATACAGACAG CGgagaagaaaaaaatccaaaaaagaaGACAAACGGGCAAGAGAAAACAAGACGAAAGGAACAAAGGGAACAGGAATCTCACAAACGGAAAAGGTCCAAAAAGACtcacaagaaaaaacaaaaaaagagatctcataaaaagttaaaaaagcgGAAAAAAGAACGGGACAAGTCAACAGAAACATCAAGCGATAGTGAGAGTAGTGACGACAGCTCGGAGAAACAGAAAAAGTCTAAATGCAAGAAGAAGACAAGAAAAAAGGCACAGAGGAAAAAGCACTGCTCATCTGGGCAGGACAGTGACTCTTCCAGTGATGAAATGAGCAGCACAGAAGATGCTGAGTCAGAGGAACATAAGAGCAGACAGACTAAAAGACATCGCAGAAAAGACCGTCACAGATCAAAGCCTAAGGATGCAGACAAGGTGGAGCGGAAAAGTAGACGGACAAACTGGAAAGTGGCTAAAGATGAGGGGTCAGATAGCTCTGATGAGGATGACTGA